The Streptomyces vinaceus genome contains the following window.
CGGGGCATCGGCATCGACGGGCACCACCTCGGCGAACGGGATCCGTCCGCCGCGGGTTTCGGCCGGCAGCGCGCCGCGTACGACGCCGATCACCCGCTCGATCAGGGCCGGGTCCCAGTCCGGGCTCTGTCCGGTGGCCCGGGCCAGGTCCCAGGTGTGCACGGTCAGTTCGTGGGTGTAGACGACGGCGGCGGCCACGCCCGGCAGGACGCCGATCGGCAGGCGCAGCTGCCGCCCGAGGATGGCCGGGTCCGCCCACACCTGGGCGACCTCGCGGGCGCCCGGCTCCCAGGCCGCCGCCCAGTCGCCGTCGGCGATCTCGTCGGCGAAGGACGGGACGCTGAACGGGTCCTCGCCGCGGCCGATCACCGAGATCCGCCGGACGACGGCCACGAGGTGGCTCGCCAGCCGCCGGACGTCGAACTCCTCGCAGGGGGTCGGGGCGTCGTACTGCCCGGGCCGGACGGCGGCCAGCGTACGGCCCGCCAACTCGACGGCCGCGGCGAGGTCGACCCGCGGATCGAAGGAGGAGGAGGGGGCGGCGACGGCGCCGGTGGAGTCGGAAGGGGTCGCGATGAGCTGTTCGGTCTCGTTCATGCCTCCATCCTCGAAGGCAAAGTGGCCACCTTCTGGCCAGTTTTCCGAAGAGAATGAAACGGAGACGACGAACAGGCCCACGAAGGAGGAAAAAGGCAGATGAGAGCCGACCGGCTGGTGGCGGCCTTGCTGTTCCTCCAGGAGCGCGGCCGCGTCACCGTCCCCGAAGTGGCCGCCGAGCTGGAGGTCTCGGAGCGCACCGCGCGCCGCGACCTGGAGGCGCTGGCCGCCTCCGGCATCCCCGTCTACTCGCAGCGTGGCCGTGGGGGAGGCTGGTCCCTGGTCGGCGGGGCCCGTACCGACCTCACCGGGCTGACCGCCGACGAGATCCGGGCGCTCTTCCTGGTCACCGGCCCCCTGTCCGCCACCCCCGAACTGCGCACCACCCTGCGCAAACTGGTCAGGGCCCTGCCCCCCACCCTGCGGCCGCAGGCGGAGGCCGCGACCCGCGCCGGGGTCGTCGACGCCACGGACTGGTCCCGCAACGCCCTCACCGCCGATGCCGGCCACCGCTCCGCGCTGCAGGGCGCCGTCGTGGACGGGATCCGCGTCCGCCTCGGGTACGCGGGCGTCGGCAAACCGGCCGGCGAGCGCACGGTCGACCCGCTCGGGCTCGTGGCCAAGGCGGGGGTGGACTACCTCGTCGCCGGTACGGACAAGGGCCTGCGCACCTTCCGGCTCAGCCGGGTCACCTCGGTCGAGCCGACCGGCGAACCCGTGGTCCGGCCGCCCGGCTTCGACCTCGCCACGGCGTGGCGGACGCTGTCCGGCGCCTTCCAGGACGGCATGTACACGGTGACCGCGCGCGCCCGCGTCCGCCCCGACACGCTGGCCCTGCTGCAGCGCTTCCTCGGCGGCCGGGTGCGCGTCGGCGGTCCGCTGCCCGACGGCTGGACCGAGGTGTGGGTCGACGGACCGGCGGCCAGGGCCCTGGCGGGGCATCTGGCCGGGCTCGGGGCGGGGGTGGAAGTGCTGGAGCCGCCGGAGGTACGCCAGTGGCTGGCCCGGATCGGCGCCGAACTCACGAGGACGTACGCGGGGGAGGGGGCGCCGGACGCGCCC
Protein-coding sequences here:
- a CDS encoding TIGR03086 family metal-binding protein; its protein translation is MNETEQLIATPSDSTGAVAAPSSSFDPRVDLAAAVELAGRTLAAVRPGQYDAPTPCEEFDVRRLASHLVAVVRRISVIGRGEDPFSVPSFADEIADGDWAAAWEPGAREVAQVWADPAILGRQLRLPIGVLPGVAAAVVYTHELTVHTWDLARATGQSPDWDPALIERVIGVVRGALPAETRGGRIPFAEVVPVDADAPAIDRLVAWAGRRP
- a CDS encoding helix-turn-helix transcriptional regulator, with translation MRADRLVAALLFLQERGRVTVPEVAAELEVSERTARRDLEALAASGIPVYSQRGRGGGWSLVGGARTDLTGLTADEIRALFLVTGPLSATPELRTTLRKLVRALPPTLRPQAEAATRAGVVDATDWSRNALTADAGHRSALQGAVVDGIRVRLGYAGVGKPAGERTVDPLGLVAKAGVDYLVAGTDKGLRTFRLSRVTSVEPTGEPVVRPPGFDLATAWRTLSGAFQDGMYTVTARARVRPDTLALLQRFLGGRVRVGGPLPDGWTEVWVDGPAARALAGHLAGLGAGVEVLEPPEVRQWLARIGAELTRTYAGEGAPDAPGQ